One part of the Algibacter sp. L1A34 genome encodes these proteins:
- a CDS encoding pyridoxal-phosphate dependent enzyme: MLLRDGVKNAEIKVSSETRKLSDLVKDKSKSLIDRLECFEDIINIEVGDTGLNRAKALEREFDIRQLYIKYEGDNPTGTQKDRIAFAQVYDALRRDYDTISLATCGNYGVAVSLAASLAGLKCKVFIPESYHTERIKEMEMLNAEIIKLEGSYEDVVKSSTDYAFEYGWYDANPGGANTPLQITAYAQIAYEIVEDLGDAPKYCAAPVSNGTLFAGIYRGFVTLYKRGKTSRIPKMIAASSTHKNPIVSSFKKGLSICEDLDPKIIKETIYNEPLINWHSFDGDEALFALKESEGEAFNVSDKKMKEMATFLLKKEGLKILPASTAGLIGLLELDEKLNFEPDRFVAVLTAKN; this comes from the coding sequence ATGTTATTAAGAGATGGCGTAAAAAATGCAGAGATTAAGGTCTCTTCGGAAACCCGAAAACTAAGTGATTTAGTTAAAGATAAAAGTAAATCACTTATAGATCGATTAGAATGTTTTGAAGATATTATTAATATAGAAGTTGGAGACACTGGGTTAAACCGTGCAAAAGCTCTAGAACGCGAGTTTGATATTCGTCAATTATATATTAAATATGAAGGAGACAACCCAACTGGCACACAAAAAGACCGTATTGCATTTGCACAAGTTTATGATGCTTTACGCAGAGATTACGATACTATTTCATTAGCCACTTGTGGTAATTATGGTGTAGCCGTATCGCTCGCTGCAAGCCTAGCTGGTTTAAAGTGCAAGGTATTTATTCCAGAATCTTACCATACGGAACGTATTAAGGAAATGGAAATGCTTAATGCCGAAATTATTAAACTTGAAGGTAGTTATGAAGATGTTGTAAAATCTAGTACAGACTATGCTTTCGAGTATGGTTGGTATGATGCTAATCCTGGTGGCGCAAATACACCTTTACAAATAACCGCTTATGCACAAATAGCCTATGAAATTGTAGAAGACCTAGGAGATGCTCCTAAATATTGCGCAGCACCAGTTTCTAATGGAACATTATTCGCAGGAATTTACAGAGGTTTTGTAACGCTTTATAAACGTGGTAAAACATCAAGGATTCCTAAAATGATTGCGGCATCATCAACTCATAAAAACCCAATAGTTAGTTCGTTTAAAAAAGGATTAAGCATCTGTGAAGATTTAGATCCTAAAATTATAAAAGAAACTATTTACAATGAACCGCTTATAAATTGGCATAGTTTTGACGGCGATGAGGCTTTATTTGCATTAAAAGAATCCGAAGGAGAGGCTTTTAACGTAAGTGACAAGAAAATGAAAGAGATGGCAACTTTTCTTTTGAAAAAAGAGGGGTTAAAAATATTGCCAGCTTCAACCGCAGGACTTATTGGATTATTAGAACTCGATGAAAAATTAAATTTTGAACCAGACCGCTTTGTGGCAGTCTTAACAGCAAAAAACTAA
- a CDS encoding DUF1611 domain-containing protein, with translation MKKKIDGRALVYCEGAFNTPNGKTAHGLVRFTERYEVVGVIDSKYEGQDAGKALDGKKNGILIFKDLTSAIKELRNTGAVPKTLVIGLAPDGGRLPQEAKATIKQALTLGWNVDSGLHDFLTNDSEFVKLAKENGSCIRDVRKTPDRDTLHFFSGEIEKVDCLKLAVLGTDSAIGKRTTAWLIVQGLRKASRSAEMIGTGQTAWMQGAKYTMIMDSCINDFVSGEIEHAVVSAYKNEKPDVIVIEGQGSLMNPAYPGGFEILAAGRPDYVILQHAPTRKEYDGFPGYKLHSLKKQIQAIETISGVKVLAITVNHEGMKAEDIEPACEAITKQTGLPAFDVLAHGANELVELLDSKL, from the coding sequence ATGAAAAAGAAAATAGATGGACGCGCACTTGTGTATTGCGAAGGCGCATTTAATACACCAAATGGAAAAACAGCTCATGGTCTTGTACGTTTTACAGAACGTTATGAGGTTGTTGGAGTTATTGATAGCAAATACGAAGGTCAAGATGCTGGAAAAGCACTTGACGGTAAAAAGAATGGCATTTTAATTTTTAAGGATTTAACATCTGCTATAAAAGAATTACGTAATACAGGAGCCGTTCCTAAAACCTTGGTTATCGGGCTTGCGCCAGATGGTGGAAGATTACCACAGGAAGCAAAAGCAACTATAAAACAAGCACTTACCTTAGGCTGGAATGTGGATAGTGGGTTACACGATTTCCTAACTAACGATTCTGAGTTCGTGAAATTAGCTAAAGAAAATGGCAGCTGCATACGCGATGTTCGCAAAACACCGGATCGTGATACACTTCATTTCTTCTCTGGAGAAATTGAAAAAGTAGACTGTTTAAAACTAGCTGTTTTAGGTACAGATTCTGCAATAGGAAAAAGAACAACAGCTTGGTTAATTGTACAAGGACTGCGTAAAGCAAGCCGTAGCGCCGAAATGATTGGAACTGGACAAACCGCTTGGATGCAAGGTGCAAAATACACCATGATTATGGATAGCTGTATTAACGATTTTGTTTCTGGCGAGATAGAACATGCCGTAGTAAGTGCTTATAAAAACGAAAAACCAGACGTTATTGTTATTGAAGGTCAAGGTAGTTTAATGAATCCTGCTTATCCTGGAGGTTTTGAAATTTTAGCAGCTGGTCGTCCAGATTACGTTATTTTACAACACGCTCCTACCCGTAAGGAATATGATGGTTTCCCGGGCTATAAACTACATTCACTAAAAAAACAAATTCAAGCAATTGAAACTATTTCTGGCGTAAAAGTATTAGCCATTACTGTTAACCATGAAGGTATGAAAGCAGAAGATATAGAACCTGCGTGCGAGGCTATTACTAAACAAACAGGCTTACCTGCTTTTGATGTGTTAGCACATGGAGCAAATGAATTAGTTGAATTATTAGATTCAAAATTATAA
- a CDS encoding mandelate racemase/muconate lactonizing enzyme family protein, whose translation MKITNVSYERLDLKLSEPYTIAYETISKAVNFILKIETDTHVVGYGCAAPDSVVTGESPQEVEQDIKDIIIPFLKGKNSYMSTKILQNLKPLLKRKSSALAMVDMALLDLVARKLDTPLYQFLGGYRHSIPTSITLGILPIEDTLRIAEGFVKEGFFILKIKGGLSVEEDIEKMIRLREMFPSTQLRFDGNQGYTVKEAIAFFEGTKKVDIEIFEQPTKEGMDELLGQVTKNTGIPVMADESIKTLKDTFRLAQNERVDMVNIKLMKVGGIREAMHINSVAQSAGLEAMVGCIDECRLGISAGLHFALSRQNIKFADLDGHLDMIADPFKGLFKLDKGILYPSEAAGLGAIKN comes from the coding sequence ATGAAAATAACAAACGTTTCTTACGAGCGTCTAGATTTAAAGCTCTCAGAGCCTTATACCATCGCTTACGAAACTATTTCGAAGGCAGTAAATTTTATTTTAAAAATTGAAACCGATACACATGTTGTTGGTTATGGCTGTGCAGCACCAGATTCTGTTGTAACTGGAGAATCTCCACAAGAGGTTGAACAAGATATCAAAGATATTATTATTCCTTTTTTAAAAGGAAAAAACAGTTACATGAGTACAAAAATATTGCAAAATCTAAAACCGCTTTTAAAACGTAAATCCTCTGCTTTGGCAATGGTAGACATGGCTTTATTAGATTTAGTTGCTCGAAAACTAGACACCCCTTTGTATCAGTTTCTAGGAGGGTATCGCCATAGTATTCCAACGAGTATTACACTAGGTATTTTACCTATTGAAGATACATTGCGTATAGCAGAAGGTTTTGTAAAAGAAGGTTTTTTTATTCTGAAGATAAAAGGAGGACTTTCAGTTGAAGAAGATATTGAAAAGATGATACGCTTACGCGAAATGTTTCCGAGCACACAATTACGTTTTGACGGAAACCAAGGCTATACCGTAAAAGAAGCTATTGCCTTTTTTGAAGGCACTAAAAAAGTAGATATTGAGATTTTTGAACAACCTACAAAAGAAGGTATGGACGAACTTTTAGGCCAAGTAACCAAAAACACAGGAATTCCGGTTATGGCAGATGAAAGTATAAAAACCTTAAAAGACACCTTTCGCCTAGCCCAAAACGAACGTGTAGATATGGTTAACATAAAACTAATGAAAGTAGGTGGTATTCGTGAAGCTATGCATATTAATTCGGTTGCACAATCTGCGGGTTTAGAAGCCATGGTAGGATGTATAGATGAATGCAGATTAGGTATTTCAGCAGGATTACATTTTGCGCTTTCAAGACAAAATATAAAATTTGCTGATTTGGATGGTCATTTAGATATGATTGCAGATCCTTTTAAAGGATTGTTTAAGCTAGATAAAGGAATTCTTTACCCAAGTGAAGCTGCAGGATTAGGTGCTATAAAAAACTAG
- a CDS encoding serine hydrolase, translating to MKNINTLIVLLLISAFSKAQELPVKINTENKPLRNLLDISLQKKLDSEMNKHAEWKTLISQKKMAVGLVDLSDKNNIKFARVNGNEMMYAASLPKIAVLLSAMDAMEKGELVETTTIKNDMKLMISNSNNAATTRMIDRLGYDKIEKVLTSDRYNLYDEETGGGLWVGKRYAAGGATNREPIKNLSHAATVTQVCRFYYLLYKGELVNPTRSKQMLDILEAPALHHKFVNTLDRIAPKARLFRKSGSWKSFHSDSILVWGSPDRRYILVALINDNNGEQIIRDLIIPIEKVLNN from the coding sequence ATGAAAAACATAAACACATTAATAGTGCTACTATTGATCTCTGCTTTTTCGAAAGCACAAGAATTACCTGTAAAAATTAATACCGAAAATAAACCACTTAGAAACCTTTTAGATATTTCACTTCAAAAAAAGTTAGATTCTGAAATGAATAAACATGCAGAATGGAAAACCCTAATTAGTCAAAAGAAAATGGCTGTTGGACTTGTAGACCTATCGGATAAAAACAATATTAAATTTGCAAGAGTAAACGGCAACGAAATGATGTATGCGGCCAGCTTACCCAAAATCGCGGTATTATTATCTGCCATGGATGCTATGGAGAAAGGAGAACTTGTTGAAACAACTACGATTAAAAATGATATGAAGTTGATGATAAGTAACTCCAATAACGCAGCAACCACCCGAATGATAGATCGTTTAGGCTATGATAAAATTGAAAAAGTACTTACTAGTGATAGATATAACCTTTATGATGAAGAAACTGGTGGAGGTTTATGGGTAGGAAAACGTTATGCAGCTGGTGGCGCCACTAATCGTGAGCCTATAAAAAATTTAAGTCATGCTGCAACGGTAACTCAAGTATGCCGGTTTTATTATTTACTTTATAAAGGTGAACTTGTTAACCCAACACGTTCTAAACAAATGCTCGATATATTAGAAGCCCCTGCATTGCATCATAAATTTGTAAACACTTTAGATAGGATTGCCCCAAAAGCACGTTTATTTAGAAAATCGGGATCATGGAAATCATTCCATTCAGATTCGATATTAGTTTGGGGTTCTCCCGATCGTCGCTATATTTTAGTAGCTTTGATTAATGATAATAATGGAGAACAAATTATAAGAGATTTAATTATTCCTATTGAAAAGGTGCTTAACAATTAA
- a CDS encoding NTP/NDP exchange transporter: MIKIALKKVFDIRDGELKIALLMQGYIFLVIATLLIIKPTISALFISELGAENLPYGYLLVAITAVISSYFYSKATERFPLNHIIKFTLLFSIISLVILGTLLHLNLIKGWVLYGFYTGVAIYAVLATSQFWVLANLVFNVREAKRLFGFIGAGAITGGIFGGYLTTILAPFIGNENLIFVAAFFLILCFPLLDKIWKTKVSVLNVFKQKKRISVSEENPLKLILSSKHLTYLAAIIAVGVITARLVDYQFSYIAGERITDSDELTSFFGFWLSSFNVASLFLQLFLTRKIVGVWGVGFSLLLLPILVFLGGLLFFVFPELWVVILLKASDASLKQSINKSAVELIALPLPFQLKKRTKSYIDVVVDSIATGIAGCILIFLIKGLDVSPMYIMVLIVLLTFTWTYFVFKVRKEYFLSFKKNLEAIVPVTSKRKKALVSNESFLKGMYNVFQNGEESEILFMLDKAKEINDKRLITPISGLLNHPSNKVKAEALRNLFFLNEKSIYLEVKQFLNTQDDNLVMATLEYLLLHADHDETIVFDSYLDHEDHYIADAALLCLAKESRDNYSLRVKYDLFNRIENKKIQIVSFPDELQQKEKIKLLSLIGFSDYKKSYQTILDAIENNSHPIIQKEAIVAAGNTINVFFVDALLYKLLDKTLREVSIKALTNYGNAMVLVLKEKLFSNDIAVAVKRFIPKVMAAFNSQNAVDTILISFKDSEDLSVRLECVAQLSKLKETNSTFHFNEKQVAKLILEECKLYNNSINAMHTQIIVHYLRRKKLKFAIPDEEMKARESLIELLERRLENGLERIFKLLELRYSQNDVRMAYKGILSDEQDKRTNAIEFLDILLNPDLKSALIPIVEATILDTTSEEVIETISKNKLTEMECFQNILDGKDVKLKLAVLYLIEKKGDSKYIELITPLLNHKDIRVKTFSQKALNVINP, encoded by the coding sequence ATGATAAAAATAGCCCTAAAGAAAGTATTCGATATTCGAGACGGAGAATTAAAAATAGCTCTACTCATGCAGGGCTATATCTTTTTAGTAATTGCTACCCTCTTAATTATTAAGCCTACAATTAGTGCCCTTTTTATTTCGGAATTAGGAGCAGAAAATCTTCCTTACGGATACTTATTAGTTGCCATTACAGCAGTGATTAGTTCTTATTTTTATTCCAAAGCTACAGAACGTTTCCCCTTAAACCACATTATTAAGTTCACCCTACTTTTTAGTATAATTAGTTTAGTTATATTAGGTACACTTTTACATCTCAATTTAATAAAAGGTTGGGTATTATATGGTTTTTATACAGGTGTAGCTATTTATGCCGTATTAGCAACCTCTCAATTTTGGGTACTAGCTAATCTCGTTTTTAATGTTAGAGAAGCAAAACGATTATTTGGATTTATAGGAGCTGGAGCTATTACTGGTGGTATTTTTGGAGGTTACCTCACAACCATACTCGCCCCTTTTATAGGAAATGAAAACCTCATATTTGTTGCCGCTTTTTTCTTGATACTCTGCTTTCCTTTATTAGATAAAATTTGGAAAACAAAAGTATCTGTACTTAATGTTTTTAAACAGAAAAAACGTATTTCAGTTTCAGAAGAAAACCCACTAAAACTCATTTTAAGTTCAAAGCATTTAACCTATTTAGCAGCAATTATAGCGGTAGGTGTTATTACTGCTAGACTTGTAGATTATCAATTTAGTTATATTGCAGGAGAGCGCATTACAGATAGTGATGAACTTACCTCCTTTTTCGGGTTTTGGCTATCATCTTTCAACGTGGCTTCGTTATTCCTTCAATTATTCTTAACACGTAAAATTGTTGGTGTTTGGGGCGTTGGTTTTTCTTTACTATTACTGCCTATATTAGTGTTTTTAGGAGGATTATTGTTCTTCGTATTTCCAGAACTTTGGGTGGTTATTTTATTAAAAGCTTCGGATGCGAGTTTAAAACAATCCATTAATAAATCTGCAGTAGAACTCATTGCCTTGCCGCTTCCTTTTCAACTTAAAAAAAGAACTAAATCTTATATTGATGTTGTTGTAGATAGTATAGCGACTGGTATCGCAGGCTGTATTCTTATTTTCTTGATAAAAGGACTCGATGTTTCACCTATGTATATTATGGTGCTTATTGTGCTACTTACCTTTACTTGGACGTATTTTGTTTTTAAAGTTAGAAAAGAATACTTCTTATCTTTTAAGAAAAACCTTGAAGCTATAGTACCTGTAACCAGTAAAAGAAAAAAAGCTTTAGTTTCTAACGAATCCTTTTTAAAAGGCATGTATAATGTATTTCAAAATGGTGAAGAAAGCGAAATTCTATTTATGTTAGACAAGGCAAAAGAGATTAATGATAAGCGCTTGATTACACCTATTTCTGGTTTATTAAACCATCCATCGAACAAAGTAAAAGCTGAAGCACTTCGGAATTTATTCTTCTTAAATGAAAAAAGTATTTACCTTGAAGTTAAACAATTTTTAAACACACAAGACGATAATTTGGTAATGGCTACGCTAGAGTATTTATTGCTTCATGCAGATCACGATGAAACTATTGTTTTTGATAGTTATCTAGATCATGAAGACCATTATATTGCTGATGCCGCTTTATTGTGTTTAGCTAAAGAATCTAGAGACAATTATTCCTTGCGAGTTAAATACGATCTTTTTAATAGGATTGAAAACAAGAAAATACAAATAGTTTCTTTCCCTGATGAATTACAACAAAAAGAAAAAATTAAGCTACTTAGCCTTATAGGTTTTTCGGACTACAAAAAAAGCTACCAAACCATTCTAGACGCTATAGAAAATAACAGCCATCCTATAATCCAAAAAGAAGCCATTGTTGCCGCTGGTAATACAATAAACGTCTTTTTTGTTGATGCCTTGTTATACAAATTATTAGATAAAACACTTCGTGAAGTCTCGATAAAAGCTTTAACTAACTATGGTAATGCCATGGTTTTAGTTTTAAAAGAAAAACTCTTCTCCAACGATATTGCTGTTGCTGTAAAACGGTTTATTCCAAAAGTAATGGCTGCTTTTAATTCTCAGAATGCTGTAGATACTATTTTGATTAGTTTTAAAGATTCCGAAGATTTATCGGTAAGATTAGAATGTGTAGCACAACTCTCTAAATTAAAAGAAACGAATAGTACTTTTCATTTTAACGAAAAACAAGTAGCGAAACTTATACTTGAAGAATGCAAGCTTTATAATAACTCTATAAACGCGATGCACACTCAAATTATAGTGCATTATCTACGTCGTAAAAAATTAAAATTCGCCATCCCAGATGAAGAAATGAAAGCTCGTGAAAGCTTAATTGAATTATTGGAACGTAGGTTGGAAAATGGTTTAGAGCGTATTTTTAAACTTCTTGAATTGCGCTATTCTCAAAATGATGTGAGAATGGCTTACAAAGGTATTTTAAGTGATGAACAGGATAAAAGAACAAATGCTATTGAGTTCTTGGATATTCTACTAAATCCTGATTTAAAAAGTGCACTTATCCCTATTGTTGAGGCCACTATTCTTGATACAACTTCGGAAGAAGTTATTGAAACTATTAGCAAAAATAAACTTACCGAAATGGAGTGTTTTCAAAACATCCTTGATGGTAAAGATGTAAAACTGAAACTTGCAGTTCTATACCTTATAGAAAAAAAGGGCGATTCAAAATATATTGAACTTATTACGCCTTTACTAAACCATAAAGATATACGAGTGAAAACATTTTCGCAAAAGGCTTTAAATGTTATTAACCCGTAA
- a CDS encoding transglutaminase domain-containing protein: MKFKIIHETKYTFNSEVYLEPHQLRLKPKGTSFCDLESFDIEIFPKPIGIKEQFDPENNVINFAWFDKGTTSLDIRSTSVITLSEYNPFSFIIYPSEYLNVPFEYSDDLKSTLYASLEKAYINQLLIDYVNKTLEKSNSTMDFIANLTKQIHQDFQLSYRHEGSPFEPNKTFELKNGSCRDLAWMQIHLLRNFGIAARFVSGYYYIEMEYPSYELHAWVEVYIPGTGWIGFDPSHGMVTGNTHISLASSSDFNQAMTITGSVRGSASSELTNYLYILKF; this comes from the coding sequence ATGAAATTTAAAATCATTCACGAAACTAAATACACTTTTAATTCTGAAGTTTATTTAGAGCCTCATCAATTACGATTAAAACCGAAGGGAACATCATTTTGCGATTTGGAATCTTTCGATATTGAAATTTTCCCAAAACCAATAGGAATTAAAGAACAATTTGATCCTGAAAATAATGTAATTAACTTTGCATGGTTTGATAAAGGGACAACAAGTCTAGACATAAGGAGTACTTCGGTAATAACATTATCGGAGTATAATCCATTCAGTTTTATTATTTATCCTTCAGAGTATCTTAATGTTCCGTTTGAATATTCCGATGACTTAAAATCAACATTATATGCTTCTTTAGAGAAAGCTTATATTAATCAATTGTTGATAGATTATGTAAATAAAACTTTAGAAAAATCTAATAGCACAATGGACTTTATTGCTAATCTTACTAAACAAATTCATCAAGATTTTCAATTAAGCTATCGTCATGAAGGTTCTCCTTTTGAGCCTAATAAAACATTTGAATTAAAAAATGGATCTTGTCGAGATTTGGCTTGGATGCAAATTCATTTATTACGAAATTTTGGAATTGCTGCCCGTTTTGTAAGTGGTTATTATTATATTGAAATGGAGTATCCTAGTTACGAATTACATGCTTGGGTTGAGGTGTATATACCAGGTACAGGATGGATTGGCTTTGATCCTAGTCACGGTATGGTAACGGGAAATACACATATCTCTTTGGCATCATCTTCAGATTTTAATCAAGCCATGACAATTACTGGTTCGGTTAGAGGTAGTGCGAGTTCAGAGTTAACAAACTATCTTTATATTCTAAAATTCTAA
- a CDS encoding PEP/pyruvate-binding domain-containing protein, translated as MKIREYILLFVLTVIASNIYGQTLSNEKITAQIEFYKNDIRGPYKSIQWFCDDGTMRAAKDPCPDEIGGVQHATYKNEVITLGQSNHVFLGQILAYTDKTDFWDISKNHSRLKQYQLGRYLARVDDGWINKKGQFYRGSIQIEDEEVWGVKFYKWLLSKDEVLLKNYYLVLQSLKDVPHQGDDDLSQLMRSQSKVISDQYGEFMDLRVKIHSNPEVIDIEKTLAFKKENALKLSGTLSKKIDELVATMQKFHKPVSLDELIKLVNKLQGESGLKTSLKIFISKNSNTNDAASLTKEVAKMLLDIRLNSVNEKGGAQRLILLDIANKLETVVFKRSADWQPKTVGEQLEKVDALAMAAAGTGAIELWEWEQVAATLQPNASKKATLGELTKKLEAARGIVEWNSAMVKANYQDVVNMYTAFEPKAYSFIDDRIRSSVALQLGKAVGDLGAFIAKESSLSNKVLNLSNQSSIRGLNPGYAFGELVVVNGNPDDIEVSSDKIYIFERAPADLKPVAGIATVAEGNLVSHVQLLARNLAIPNAALSDENLKNLMAFNGAKVFYAVSNRGTVILKEESKMTAEEKGLFAKKVRKEDKIEVPVKDIRLDQTKILNLRDVDASDSGKLCGPKAANLGQLKSMFKDNVVEGFVIPFGIFRIHMDQAMPNQGKSYWEFLNAMFAEAEIKRSQGVSESEVENFQLRQLEILRSAIKIMPLKADFTTEISKSFESIFGKSIGSVPVFLRSDTNMEDLKDFTGAGLNLTIFNAAEKEKILQGIKDVWASPYTERSFKWRQKYLLNPENVFPSILVIPSVDVDYSGVLITKGISSGNEDDLTIAFSRGAGGAVDGQSAETYNIGMDGKAQLLSPARDAYHNTLPVTGGTGKKLETFEKPILNAQNILEIRELSATIRKTMAKKTKSDYKGAYDVELGFKDNKLWLFQIRPFVENKSALGSDYLKSITPTINTQKEILLNTTL; from the coding sequence ATGAAAATACGAGAATACATTTTATTGTTTGTTTTAACTGTAATTGCTAGTAATATTTATGGGCAAACATTAAGCAACGAAAAAATAACAGCCCAAATTGAATTCTATAAAAATGATATTCGTGGGCCTTACAAAAGTATCCAATGGTTTTGTGATGATGGCACTATGCGAGCAGCTAAAGATCCATGTCCAGATGAAATTGGAGGGGTGCAACACGCAACTTATAAAAATGAAGTTATTACTTTGGGGCAAAGTAATCATGTTTTTTTAGGACAAATTTTAGCCTATACAGATAAAACCGATTTTTGGGATATTTCAAAAAATCACTCACGTTTAAAACAATATCAATTAGGTAGGTATTTAGCACGTGTTGATGATGGTTGGATTAATAAAAAGGGTCAGTTTTATCGTGGGTCTATCCAAATTGAAGATGAAGAGGTTTGGGGTGTAAAGTTTTATAAGTGGTTGCTTTCTAAAGATGAAGTCCTTTTAAAAAATTATTATTTGGTGTTACAATCATTAAAAGATGTGCCGCATCAAGGTGATGATGATTTATCTCAATTAATGCGTTCACAATCTAAAGTAATCTCAGATCAATATGGGGAATTCATGGATTTACGGGTTAAAATCCATAGTAACCCTGAGGTTATAGATATTGAGAAAACACTTGCTTTTAAAAAGGAAAATGCATTAAAGTTATCAGGTACACTTAGTAAAAAAATAGATGAGCTTGTTGCAACGATGCAAAAATTTCATAAACCGGTTAGTTTAGATGAATTAATTAAACTTGTTAATAAATTGCAAGGCGAATCAGGTTTAAAAACATCCCTTAAAATATTTATTTCTAAAAATAGTAATACTAACGATGCCGCTTCTTTAACAAAAGAAGTAGCCAAAATGTTGTTAGATATTCGTCTAAATAGCGTGAATGAAAAAGGTGGGGCGCAACGATTAATACTTTTAGATATTGCTAATAAATTAGAAACTGTTGTTTTTAAAAGATCTGCAGATTGGCAACCAAAAACGGTTGGCGAACAATTAGAAAAAGTAGATGCTTTGGCGATGGCTGCCGCAGGAACTGGAGCTATTGAGTTATGGGAATGGGAGCAAGTAGCAGCAACATTACAACCAAATGCATCTAAGAAAGCAACATTAGGAGAACTTACCAAAAAGCTTGAAGCAGCACGTGGTATAGTAGAGTGGAATTCTGCAATGGTTAAGGCTAATTATCAAGATGTGGTAAATATGTATACTGCTTTCGAACCTAAAGCTTATAGTTTTATTGACGATCGTATTCGTTCATCAGTAGCATTACAATTAGGTAAAGCAGTTGGAGATTTAGGTGCTTTTATTGCAAAAGAATCTTCGTTATCTAATAAGGTTCTTAACTTATCTAACCAAAGTAGTATTCGAGGATTAAACCCAGGTTATGCCTTTGGAGAGTTGGTAGTTGTAAATGGAAATCCAGACGATATAGAAGTATCTAGCGATAAGATTTATATTTTTGAACGTGCTCCTGCAGATTTAAAACCAGTTGCAGGTATTGCAACAGTGGCAGAAGGTAATTTGGTGTCTCATGTGCAATTGCTTGCGCGGAATTTAGCGATTCCAAATGCGGCTTTATCCGATGAGAATTTAAAAAATCTGATGGCTTTTAATGGCGCGAAAGTTTTTTATGCCGTTTCAAATCGAGGTACGGTTATTTTAAAAGAAGAGTCTAAAATGACTGCTGAAGAAAAAGGCTTGTTTGCTAAAAAAGTGCGTAAAGAAGATAAGATAGAAGTACCTGTTAAAGATATTCGTTTGGATCAAACCAAAATATTAAATCTACGAGATGTTGATGCTAGTGATTCAGGGAAATTATGTGGGCCAAAAGCGGCTAATCTCGGACAATTAAAATCTATGTTTAAAGATAATGTGGTGGAAGGTTTTGTAATTCCTTTCGGAATTTTTAGAATTCACATGGATCAAGCTATGCCTAATCAAGGAAAAAGTTATTGGGAGTTTTTAAATGCGATGTTTGCTGAGGCTGAAATAAAAAGAAGTCAAGGTGTTTCTGAATCTGAAGTAGAGAATTTTCAATTAAGACAATTAGAAATTTTGCGATCTGCTATTAAAATCATGCCTTTAAAAGCTGATTTTACTACTGAAATTTCAAAGTCATTTGAATCTATTTTTGGTAAATCAATAGGCAGTGTTCCTGTGTTTTTAAGAAGTGACACTAATATGGAAGATTTAAAAGATTTTACAGGAGCTGGGCTTAACCTTACTATTTTTAACGCCGCTGAAAAAGAGAAAATTTTACAAGGCATCAAAGATGTTTGGGCTTCGCCCTACACAGAACGTAGTTTTAAATGGAGACAGAAATATTTATTAAATCCAGAGAATGTATTTCCTTCTATTTTAGTGATACCTTCGGTAGATGTAGATTACTCTGGAGTATTAATTACAAAAGGTATTTCTTCAGGTAATGAAGATGATTTAACTATTGCTTTTAGTCGTGGAGCAGGTGGAGCAGTAGATGGTCAATCTGCTGAAACATACAATATTGGTATGGATGGTAAAGCACAATTATTATCGCCCGCTCGTGATGCATATCATAATACATTACCAGTAACAGGAGGAACTGGCAAAAAATTAGAAACGTTTGAAAAACCGATATTAAATGCTCAAAATATTTTAGAAATAAGAGAACTATCAGCTACGATTAGAAAAACTATGGCCAAAAAAACTAAATCGGATTATAAGGGAGCTTATGATGTAGAACTTGGTTTCAAGGATAATAAATTGTGGTTATTTCAAATTCGTCCTTTTGTAGAAAATAAAAGTGCATTAGGTTCAGATTATCTAAAATCAATTACACCAACAATTAACACTCAAAAAGAAATTTTACTGAATACAACATTATAA